TGTCGAGTTCGCCCTGCACGTTGATGCCCCCTGCGGCATCGATCATGATGTTTCGGAAGCTCGCCACGTAGGACGGTGACTGGTACCTCAGGTTGTGGTTCCACATGACCTCGTTGCCGGTCTTCGGGATCGGAAACGGTACGCCGCCGTAGCAGCCTTCGAGCGCCAGTCCGTCCTGCGTTGTCTTGCAAGCGCTGGCGTTCTTCACGGAACGCTCGTTCACGTGGGCGGGATAGCGCTGGGTGCGGTGGCTCGGGTAGACGTCCAGCCGGAAGCTCGGGTACTTTTGCAGCAACGCCTTCGCTCCATCGCTGAGCTTGTCTGCGTGCTGGGCCATGTTGGCTCCGGTCACGCTGTACAGCGGCCTTTCGTCGGCGAACGGGTCCGGGCGCACGCGCGGATTCTTCGAGTCGAAGCTGGCAGGAGGCTTGACCTGGCCGTCGGTGTAGGGCGGGATGGTGCCTTCCTTGTTGCCGGCTTTCTCTGCGCCCCAAGGCATGAGCGTGGTGCCGAGTTGCCGGGCCTCGTCGGCGCTGACTGCCGCCATGGCCGCGGCCGAACCGCCGAGCATCACCGACGCCGCGGCTGCGCGAAGGATGGGGTTCATGTCTCGTCTCCTTGTCGAGGGTTCATGGCCGGGTCGTGGCCTTGCCGATGTCGCGCAACAGGAAATGCGACAGCGCCGGAACGAGCGTCAACGCCGCCAGCATGTTCCACACGAACATGAAGGTGAGCAGGATGCCCATGTCCGCCTGGAACTTGATCGGTGACCACGCCCAGGTGACGACGCCGGCCGCCAGCGTGATCCCGACCAGCGCAACAACCTTGCCGACGAATGACACGGCATGGCGCCAGGCGTCGGGCAGCGATGCACCTGCGCGCTGGTGTGCGAGCTGCACACTCACGAGATACAGCGCGTAATCCACGCCGATGCCGACGCCCAGCGCCACCACCGGCAGCGTGGCCACCTTGAGGCCGATGCCCAGGCACACCATGAGCGCCTCGGCCATGACGGACGTGAGCAACAGCGGCAGGACGGCGACGACGACCGCGCGCCAACTTCCGAAGGCGATGAAGCACAGCACGATGACCGCTGCATAGACGCACATCAGCATCCGCGCGTTGGACTGCTCGACGACGATGTTGGTGGCGGCTTCGATGCCGGATGTGCCCGCCGCGAGAAGGAACCGGCGATCCGTTGTCCCGTGGCCGGCGGCGAAGCGATTCGCGGTCGTCACGACGCCGGTCAGCGTCTCGGCCTTGTGGTCAGCCAAGTAGGCAACCACGGGAATCACCGAGCACTCCGGCGTGAGCAGCTCGGAGTTCCACGACACCGCGTTGCTCACTTGCGAATCGATGATCCGCTGGTCGCCGGCCACGGTCAGCCACTTCGGGGTGCCGTCGAACGAGCCCGCGGTGTAGGCACGTATCGTGTCGGCCAATGACTCGACCTTCTGCACGCCCGGCAACTGGGCCAGGGTCCAGGCCAGGCGGTCCGCCTCGATCAGGTTCTCGTAGGTCCCGCATTGATCCTTGGGCGTCCTCACGATCACCGCGAATACATCGCTCGAGATGCCGTAGTGGGCAGCGACATAGGCGTTGTCCTGGTTGTAGCGCGAGTCCGCGCGGAGTTCGGGTGAGCCGGGGTCGAGGTCACCGACCTGCAACTGAAGGCTGACAAGGAAGGCCGCGACCCCAAGCGCGGCAGCGATCACGAGGGCCGCCGTCGCCCAACGCCGCTCGGTCAGCTTGTCCAGGGCAGCCGGGAGGCGGCCGGTGCCGTGGCCGATGGCTTGCTCCCTTCGGCTGCCCGCCTCCGTGCTCACGCCGACGTAGGACAGCAACACGGGCAGCAGCACCAAGTTCGTGAAGATCAGAACGGCGACTCCCAAGCTTGCCGACAGGGCGAGCTCGCGAATCACGGGGATGTCGATGACCGTCAGCACCGCGAAACCGAAGGCGTCGGCCAGCAAGGCAGTCAGACCGGCCATGAACAGGCGCCGGAACGTGCAGCGCGCGGCCACCAGGCGGGACGCGCCGCGGCGGGTGTCCTGCATGATGCCGTTCATCTTCTGCGCGCCGTGGCTGACACCGATGGCGAACACCAGGAACGGAACCAGCACCGAGAACGGGTTCAGCTCGTAGCCGAGCATGGCGACGAGGCCGAGCTGCCATGCCACGGCAATGAGCGAGCACGACAGCACCAGCGCCGTGCTGCGCCAGCAGCGCGTGTAGCCGAGCAGGATGGCTGCGACGATGGCGGCGGCGACCGCGAAGAACGCCATGATCTTGCGCACGCCCTCGATCAGATCCCCCATGAGCTTGGCAAAGCCGATGATGTGCACTCGCACCGGCGCGGCGCCTGCGTCGCTGACAGACTGCTCGTATTTCTGCCGGATCGCTTCGAGCGAGGATGCGAACCGGTGGTAGTCCAGCAGTCGCCCCTCGCCATCCTTGGCCAGCAGTGGCACCACAACGGCGATCGAGCGGTAGTCGTTTGCCACCAGGCTGCCGACGACGCCGGCGCGCGCGATGTTGAGGCGCAGCGCCTCTATGGAAGCGCGCGAGCCGTCGTAATCCTGTGGCATCACCGGCCCACCCACGAAACCGTCTTCCGTCACCTCGGTCCAGCGAACCACGGGCGTCCAGACCGACTTCATCCACGCGCGATCCACGCCCGGCAACAGGAAGATCTCGTCATTGATCGCCTGGACGACGGCGAGGTAGGGGCGATCGAAGATGTCGCCCTGCGGGTTCTCGACCACGATGTGCACCGAGTCGCCCAGGCCACGCAACTGACTCCTGTTGTCGAGGTAGTTCCTGATGTAGGGGTGGCTCTGCGGAAGGGCCTTCTCGAAGCTCGCACTGACGAGGAGGCTGCGGAGCTGGCCGGCGAAGAGAGCGGTGAGCAACACGCACACGACCAGCACCCACGGGCGATGGTTGAAGATCAGGCGCTCGAGCGGGCTGCCGCTCGATGAGTCGAAGCGGTCGAGGTCGGACCCCGCGACCGCGCCACCTTCGATGCCCGGGGCGTGCATGCGATGTCGTCCGGTGCGTGATCAGCGGGGGGCACTCGCCGACCAGGGCAGCGGCGCCCCGAAGGCTCCGGCCGGTCCGGTGAGGACGAGGTTGCCGTTGCGACCCGGAGCCACGCCGTAGCAGGGCACGGGTCGTTTCAGCCGCGTGGCGACGAAAGTCCTGCCGCCATCCAGGCTGATATGGATGCTGCCGCCCTGATCGACGAGCGCGATGCGGCCGTCCGGCAGCGCTGCACCGGCCGTGATGCCGGCGTCCGTGTTCATCGACACCTTTTGCCACGTGGCACCCTCGTCGGGACTGCGCCAGACCGAGCCGCGCATGCCGAAGGCGAGCAGGACGTCCGGGTCGGCGACCACGAGGCCGAAGAACGTGCCCGTGTAGGACGTTGTGACGGGCACGAACTTTTTCGCGCTCGCCTGCAGGCGCCAGACCTTGCCCTGCTCGCCGGCGAGGAACACGCGCCCTGGACGGCCACGCACCGCATAGAAGTGCAGCTCTTGCGCGTTCGATGTCCGGTCCATCCACGGCACCCAGGTCTTGCCTCCGTCCTCGGTGCGCAGGATGGTGTTGAAGGCGCCGACGACGAAGCCGGATGTCTCGTTTTCGAACTGCACGTCGAGGAA
The Piscinibacter sp. XHJ-5 DNA segment above includes these coding regions:
- a CDS encoding MMPL family transporter → MLVVCVLLTALFAGQLRSLLVSASFEKALPQSHPYIRNYLDNRSQLRGLGDSVHIVVENPQGDIFDRPYLAVVQAINDEIFLLPGVDRAWMKSVWTPVVRWTEVTEDGFVGGPVMPQDYDGSRASIEALRLNIARAGVVGSLVANDYRSIAVVVPLLAKDGEGRLLDYHRFASSLEAIRQKYEQSVSDAGAAPVRVHIIGFAKLMGDLIEGVRKIMAFFAVAAAIVAAILLGYTRCWRSTALVLSCSLIAVAWQLGLVAMLGYELNPFSVLVPFLVFAIGVSHGAQKMNGIMQDTRRGASRLVAARCTFRRLFMAGLTALLADAFGFAVLTVIDIPVIRELALSASLGVAVLIFTNLVLLPVLLSYVGVSTEAGSRREQAIGHGTGRLPAALDKLTERRWATAALVIAAALGVAAFLVSLQLQVGDLDPGSPELRADSRYNQDNAYVAAHYGISSDVFAVIVRTPKDQCGTYENLIEADRLAWTLAQLPGVQKVESLADTIRAYTAGSFDGTPKWLTVAGDQRIIDSQVSNAVSWNSELLTPECSVIPVVAYLADHKAETLTGVVTTANRFAAGHGTTDRRFLLAAGTSGIEAATNIVVEQSNARMLMCVYAAVIVLCFIAFGSWRAVVVAVLPLLLTSVMAEALMVCLGIGLKVATLPVVALGVGIGVDYALYLVSVQLAHQRAGASLPDAWRHAVSFVGKVVALVGITLAAGVVTWAWSPIKFQADMGILLTFMFVWNMLAALTLVPALSHFLLRDIGKATTRP
- a CDS encoding YCF48-related protein gives rise to the protein MSSLAARSPLLAAERAGDRVVAVGHRGHIVYSDDSGATWRQAAVPVSVDLLGISFPSPRIGWAVGHGGVVLATRDGGATWTKQLAGKQAAEIARRYYQGRSAPTPEETRALAQAEAHLAQATAQPFLDVQFENETSGFVVGAFNTILRTEDGGKTWVPWMDRTSNAQELHFYAVRGRPGRVFLAGEQGKVWRLQASAKKFVPVTTSYTGTFFGLVVADPDVLLAFGMRGSVWRSPDEGATWQKVSMNTDAGITAGAALPDGRIALVDQGGSIHISLDGGRTFVATRLKRPVPCYGVAPGRNGNLVLTGPAGAFGAPLPWSASAPR